A part of Paraliobacillus zengyii genomic DNA contains:
- a CDS encoding CAP-associated domain-containing protein, translating to MPKIRNIIFILLLVAAFWHFYGDTFNQSGFPGVYNEIQSDVNAIKENPRVISTVESFNTELQQLINSVKGDSEDSENVEESVPDDPALDEPTEQPFSIHNVEIGDDRSKVEAQVGEPKRSSMNEYKVNWVAYHEDYHNFFMAAYNEENKVIGLYTNQNLLTSTKDISFESTRDSVLNVLNDPLESIKKGLISYQVQQNQEYDIFLINDNYVTIFYDKHEDSTVTAIQIISDEMEQKREKYFGEASDALKEGFEYQLFDLTNAARVEHGLSVLSWEESVRTTARDHSLDMAENNYFSHTNLEGQSPFDRMTEDNISYTMAGENLAAGQPSSIFSHEGLMNSLGHRENILKTEFESLAVGVAFNEDSQPYYTENFITK from the coding sequence ATGCCAAAAATACGAAATATTATCTTTATATTACTTCTTGTAGCTGCTTTTTGGCATTTTTATGGAGATACATTTAACCAGTCTGGTTTTCCAGGTGTATATAATGAAATACAATCAGATGTAAATGCAATAAAAGAGAATCCAAGGGTAATTAGTACTGTTGAATCTTTTAATACAGAATTGCAGCAGTTGATTAATAGCGTTAAAGGAGATAGCGAAGATAGTGAAAATGTTGAAGAATCCGTTCCAGATGATCCTGCATTAGATGAACCTACTGAACAACCATTTTCAATTCATAATGTTGAAATTGGTGATGATCGTTCAAAAGTAGAAGCACAAGTTGGAGAACCGAAACGATCTTCCATGAATGAATATAAGGTCAATTGGGTTGCTTACCATGAAGATTATCATAATTTTTTTATGGCAGCCTATAATGAGGAAAACAAAGTAATAGGATTATATACCAATCAGAATTTATTAACTTCCACAAAAGACATCTCCTTTGAAAGTACAAGGGATTCCGTGCTTAATGTATTAAATGATCCACTGGAAAGCATAAAAAAGGGGTTAATAAGCTATCAAGTGCAGCAAAATCAAGAATATGATATATTTCTTATCAACGATAATTATGTAACGATATTTTATGACAAACATGAAGATAGCACGGTAACAGCTATTCAAATCATCAGTGATGAAATGGAACAAAAAAGAGAAAAGTATTTCGGAGAAGCAAGTGATGCGCTAAAAGAAGGTTTTGAATATCAATTGTTTGATCTTACTAATGCGGCACGAGTGGAGCACGGACTTTCCGTTTTATCATGGGAAGAATCAGTCAGGACGACTGCCCGCGATCATAGTTTAGATATGGCTGAAAACAATTACTTTAGTCATACAAATCTAGAGGGTCAATCTCCTTTTGACCGAATGACTGAGGATAATATCAGTTACACGATGGCAGGAGAAAACCTTGCTGCTGGCCAACCAAGTAGTATTTTTTCACATGAGGGTTTAATGAATTCACTCGGTCATCGAGAAAATATATTAAAAACCGAATTTGAATCGCTTGCTGTTGGCGTCGCATTTAATGAAGATTCACAGCCCTATTACACAGAAAACTTTATAACTAAATAG
- a CDS encoding YozQ family protein, protein MKNNNNESIENAKKVAGKVYDVSDYKSNDPTDKGIAITHEQVSDDYMEGTIDAKIDKVNNDGELKSHKGKEIPRRGYFK, encoded by the coding sequence ATGAAAAATAATAATAATGAATCAATTGAAAACGCAAAAAAAGTTGCGGGAAAAGTGTATGACGTTTCTGATTATAAAAGTAATGATCCCACCGACAAGGGGATAGCAATAACTCATGAACAGGTATCAGATGATTATATGGAAGGTACAATTGATGCAAAAATAGATAAGGTAAATAACGATGGTGAGTTAAAAAGTCATAAAGGAAAAGAAATACCAAGAAGAGGTTATTTTAAATAA